In Uranotaenia lowii strain MFRU-FL chromosome 2, ASM2978415v1, whole genome shotgun sequence, one genomic interval encodes:
- the LOC129747627 gene encoding ragulator complex protein LAMTOR1-like — MDCFRTVVNYASNCFRCQEDSSTQGSEPNERTHLLDNPVNNSPAVRRSNSEDLTEEFPSSVPKKDDVSALNKIIQDAAANVIDVAAMDVHNIEPHEYNDRVKVYSQRLAQQWNTVQHPNNVHYYGLLKDIPNPESILSAPIAPDDLQMIRGMVQKANVAVSEIKIKHTENLVVPFRIP, encoded by the exons ATGGATTGCTTCCGGACCGTCGTGAATTACGCCTCCAACTGTTTCCGCTGCCAGGAAGATTCCTCGACTCAG ggAAGCGAACCAAACGAGAGGACACATTTGTTAGACAATCCAGTAAACAACAGTCCAGCCGTGCGGAGGTCCAATAGCGAAGATCTAACGGAAGAGTTTCCCAGCTCGGTGCCGAAAAAGGATGACGTCTCAGCGTTGAACAAGATTATACAGGATGCAGCAGC aaatgtAATAGACGTTGCAGCCATGGACGTTCACAATATCGAACCACATGAGTACAACGATAGAGTAAAGGTCTACTCGCAACGTTTGGCTCAACAGTGGAACACTGTTCAACATCCGAACAATGTACATTACTATG GTCTTCTCAAGGATATTCCAAATCCTGAATCTATCTTGTCGGCTCCGATAGCACCAGATGATTTGCAAATG ATTCGCGGAATGGTCCAGAAAGCGAACGTGGCGGTATCGGAGATCAAGATCAAACACACCGAGAACCTGGTGGTGCCTTTTAGGATTCCATAA
- the LOC129743439 gene encoding uncharacterized protein LOC129743439, giving the protein MVCLCSLYAQLYLVLFVGSFCLIGTLTVFLLLRQLIKRQRGKRLDNDKYVALFHPYCNAGGGGERVLWCAVRALQNKYEGIKLFIYTGDLEATPEEILNKAERTFNLTLDTEKIEFVYLKQRKWIEAKRYPYFTLLGQSLGSMVLALEGLLNLQPDVFIDTMGYAFTYPVFSYLGGCKIGCYTHYPTISTDMLRRVQNHVNSYNNRGYVARNPFATWIKIAYYRIFSKIYGMVGRCADTVMVNSSWTEGHIISLWDVPYKTHRVYPPCEVSELKKLESLASGHEKIIILSVGQFRPEKDHPLQLQAMYELRTLLNKDEDLWNRLRLMIVGSCRDAEDRERVKNMQDFQQQIAVLLQNNAVPQAGSEKIIESLATGIQEFRFDPDGGIFFDSWFARYEDVFRQDGQHLDDAAKVRLLLRKVDTQFHERPSVSSVDKNRCSTHGTSVCSIRRTTQEAEESAPPAEGCQLTLDKLKTKKVPKTPCWLCGDFHYVRECPFQNSTCGKCKRRGHKEGYCASADSRKKPSDEHHPNLRKMKGVTLVQKVDVSKRRKFADVHLNGVNVKLQLDCASDITIISTQTWKPIGKPTINQTNIVATSVSGNMLDVLGEFNARVTIRNVSKRSCIYVTNHPDLNVLGSDLIDSFNLWSIPSDSLDGSTSNFSISGGPLMDIVETSEGSQNGYLAVDAYDYAHCIATILYSSRDYNKKIREAARASVDRFSKKNSKTVSFAQSHRLWTITRKSDEWVKSDKV; this is encoded by the exons ATGGTCTGTCTTTGTAGCCTGTACGCACA GCTTTATTTAGTGCTGTTTGTAGGATCGTTCTGTCTAATAGGAACACTAACGGTGTTTCTACTTTTACGGCAGCTTATCAAGCGCCAGAGGGGTAAACGCCTGGACAACGACAAATACGTGGCCCTGTTTCATCCATACTGCAATGCTGGAGGAGGCGGAGAACGTGTGCTGTGGTGCGCCGTCCGTGCTCTACAGAATAA ATACGAAGGAATAAAACTATTTATCTATACCGGCGATCTGGAGGCTACTCCCGAGGAAATTCTCAATAAAGCAGAGAGAACATTCAATCTCACATTGGACACGGAGAAGATTGAATTCGTATATCTGAAACAGCGCAAATGGATCGAAGCAAAACGGTACCCCTACTTCACCTTACTAGGACAAAGCTTGGGCTCTATGGTGCTAGCTCTGGAGGGTTTGCTCAATCTACAGCCGGATGTTTTCATTGATACAATGGGATACGCTTTCACCTATCCGGTCTTCTCCTATCTGGGTGGCTGCAAAATCGGTTGCTATACTCATTATCCCACCATAAGCACCGATATGCTTCGCAGGGTTCAGAACCACGTAAATTCATACAATAATCGAGGCTATGTCGCTCGCAATCCGTTTGCTACCTGGATCAAAATTGCCTACTATCGGATTTTCTCCAAGATCTACGGAATGGTCGGTCGATGTGCTGACACTGTTATGGTAAATTCAAGTTGGACCGAAGGCCATATCATTTCCTTGTGGGACGTCCCTTACAAAACCCATCGAGTCTATCCACCGTGTGAAGTTTCTGAACTGAAGAAACTTGAATCACTAGCCAGTGGCCACGAAAAGATAATCATTCTGTCCGTGGGTCAATTTCGACCGGAAAAAGATCACCCCCTTCAGTTGCAAGCCATGTATGAACTGCGGACGCTGCTTAACAAAGACGAAGACCTGTGGAATCGATTGCGGTTGATGATTGTTGGTTCATGTCGAGATGCCGAGGATCGAGAACGTGTTAAAAATATGCAGGACTTT cagcagcagattgCAGTTCTCCTGCAGAACAACGCAGTTCCCCAGGCTGGGAGCGAGAAAATCATCGAGTCGCTGGCGACGGGAATCCAAGAATTCCGGTTCGACCCAGACGGCGGAATTTTCTTCGACTCTTGGTTCGCTCGGTATGAAGACGTCTTCAGGCAAGATGGGCAACATTTGGACGACGCTGCCAAGGTCAGGCTGCTCCTCCGGAAAGTCGATACGCAGTTCCACGAACG CCCAAGCGTCTCTTCGGTCGACAAAAATCGCTGTTCAACGCACGGTACCAGTGTCTGCAGTATAAGAAGGACGACGCAAGAAGCCGAAGAAAGCGCCCCACCTGCCGAAGGCTGCCAGCTTACCCTGGACAAGCTG AAGACGAAAAAGGTTCCGAAGACGCCTTGCTGGCTCTGCGGAGACTTCCATTACGTTCGTGAGTGCCCGTTCCAGAATTCCACCTGCGGAAAATGCAAACGCAGGGGCCACAAGGAAGGTTACTGTGCTTCAGCGGATTCCAGGAAGAAACCATCCGACGAGCATCATCCAAACCTTCGGAAGATGAAAGGTGTCACTCTGGTGCAGAAAGTTGACGTTTCCAAGAGGCGCAAGTTTGCTGATGTTCATCTGAACGGTGTCAACGTCAAGCTCCAGCTGGACTGTGCTTCTGACATCACCATCATCTCTACGCAAACTTGGAAACCCATCGGAAAGCCAACAATCAACCAGACGAACATCGTTGCGACCAGTGTATCCGGAAATATGCTCGACGTTTTGGGTGAATTCAACGCACGAGTGACTATCCGGAACGTCTCAAAACGATCATGCATCTACGTCACAAACCATCCAGATCTGAACGTCCTTGGCAGCGACCTCATCGATTCATTCAACCTTTGGTCGATTCCCTCCGATTCACTGGACGGATCCACTTCGAACTTCTCAAT ATCCGGTGGACCGTTGATGGACATCGTGGAAACTTCCGAGGGCAGCCAAAACGGATATCTGGCAGTGGACGCGTACGACTACGCCCACTGCATCGCTACCATTCTGTACAGCAGCCGGGACTATAACAAGAAAATTCGGGAAGCGGCGCGTGCATCGGTGGACCGATTTTCGAAAAAGAATTCGAAAACGGTTTCCTTCGCGCAATCTCACCGATTATGGACGATAACAAGGAAATCAGATGAATGGGTCAAATCCGATAAAGTGTAA